From a single Herbiconiux sp. SALV-R1 genomic region:
- a CDS encoding HAD-IIB family hydrolase — MTTTVRLVAFDLDDTLAPSKAPLDPRMAELLVNLLDAVPVCVISGGQFGQFQSQLVANLPESASGNLERLHLMPTCGTQYYRYDNGDWNQVYAENLTDEQKTDAQTALVDSAKKLGLWEEQTWGPILEDRGSQITYSALGQQAPIPAKAAWDPTGAKKEALRAAVAELLPELEVRSGGSTSVDITRKGIDKAYGINRLAELTGIPAAEMLFVGDRLDEGGNDYPVIVTGIATHAVEGWEDTAAFVEGFLAARA, encoded by the coding sequence GTGACGACGACCGTGCGCCTTGTCGCTTTCGATCTCGACGACACCCTCGCGCCCTCGAAAGCGCCCCTCGATCCGCGCATGGCGGAGCTGCTGGTGAATCTGCTCGATGCGGTGCCGGTGTGCGTGATCTCGGGCGGGCAGTTCGGGCAGTTCCAGTCGCAGCTGGTCGCGAACCTCCCCGAGAGCGCCTCGGGCAACCTCGAGCGCCTGCACCTCATGCCCACCTGCGGCACCCAGTACTACCGGTACGACAACGGCGACTGGAACCAGGTGTACGCCGAGAACCTCACCGACGAGCAGAAGACGGATGCGCAGACCGCGCTGGTCGACTCCGCCAAGAAGCTGGGGCTGTGGGAGGAGCAGACGTGGGGGCCGATCCTCGAAGACCGCGGGTCGCAGATCACGTACTCGGCGCTCGGGCAGCAGGCTCCGATCCCGGCGAAGGCCGCGTGGGACCCGACGGGCGCGAAGAAGGAAGCGCTGCGCGCCGCGGTCGCCGAGCTGCTGCCTGAGCTCGAGGTGCGGTCGGGTGGGTCGACGTCGGTGGACATCACCCGCAAGGGCATCGACAAGGCGTACGGCATCAACCGGCTCGCGGAACTCACCGGCATCCCGGCGGCCGAGATGCTGTTCGTGGGAGACCGCCTCGACGAGGGCGGCAACGACTACCCCGTCATCGTCACCGGCATCGCCACCCACGCCGTCGAGGGCTGGGAAGACACCGCCGCCTTCGTCGAAGGGTTCCTCGCCGCCCGCGCTTGA
- a CDS encoding methyltransferase produces the protein MDHVQHLIDLLRDDLTAGRYRVDLVDALWGEAAAAALFRGQTEPAVRALDAGRASGTPPTPVETFARLFLLGQARPVDEVAAAFPRLGVAGAEELGLLAAADDHERMRAALDLRPYSFVDTLGAGSWWIVSDLGEAVLGRALDEDHVLGIGGASTTLSGLMIPTPVESVLDLGTGCGIQAMHASRHARRVVATDISERALDIARLNARLNGIERIEFRHGSLFEPVVGERFDRIVSNPPFVITPRVDGVPLYEYRDGGLVGDALVETVVRESVDHLTPGGIAQLLGNWEYRGDGSGGGGGDAGDGLERVRSWVEPGGVAALDAWVIERERQDAPTYAETWIRDGGTRPGTPEFAALYSAWLDDFASRGVREVGFGYILLRRPAAPAVPVVPSGGAPVEGPDAEAAFSASARAGVAGAFGGAGATDAAAAGQSAAPTLARYERVAEAVGSNPAGLGAHLEACLAGHDWQAHRDDDALLASTLVYASDVTEERHYWPGHDDPVVMTLRQGGGFARTVPLDTALAAFVGACDGDLGVRALCAALAQVLEVDESLLTADLLPAVRELVSDALLLPAP, from the coding sequence ATGGACCACGTGCAGCACCTCATCGACCTCCTCCGCGACGACCTCACCGCCGGGCGCTACCGCGTCGACCTCGTCGACGCTCTGTGGGGCGAGGCTGCGGCGGCGGCCCTGTTCCGCGGGCAGACCGAACCTGCGGTGCGGGCGCTCGACGCGGGGCGCGCATCCGGAACCCCGCCGACTCCGGTCGAGACCTTCGCACGGCTGTTCCTGCTCGGGCAGGCGCGGCCGGTCGACGAGGTGGCGGCGGCGTTCCCGCGGCTGGGCGTGGCGGGGGCCGAAGAGCTCGGGCTCCTCGCCGCGGCCGACGACCACGAACGGATGCGCGCCGCACTCGACCTGCGACCGTACAGTTTCGTCGACACGCTGGGGGCGGGGAGCTGGTGGATCGTGTCCGATCTGGGGGAGGCCGTGCTCGGGCGGGCGCTCGACGAAGACCACGTGCTCGGCATCGGCGGGGCGTCGACGACGCTGAGCGGGCTCATGATCCCGACGCCGGTCGAGTCGGTGCTCGACCTCGGTACGGGGTGCGGCATCCAGGCCATGCACGCCTCGCGGCATGCCCGGCGGGTGGTCGCGACCGACATCTCCGAGCGTGCGCTCGACATCGCGCGGCTCAACGCGCGGCTGAACGGCATCGAGCGCATCGAGTTCCGGCACGGGAGCCTGTTCGAACCCGTGGTGGGCGAGCGCTTCGACCGCATCGTCTCGAACCCGCCCTTCGTCATCACCCCGCGCGTCGACGGCGTGCCGCTGTACGAGTATCGCGACGGCGGGCTCGTCGGAGACGCGCTCGTCGAGACGGTGGTGCGGGAGAGCGTCGACCACCTCACACCCGGGGGCATCGCCCAGCTGCTCGGCAACTGGGAGTACCGGGGCGACGGGTCGGGCGGCGGCGGGGGCGACGCCGGTGACGGGCTCGAGCGTGTGCGCTCCTGGGTGGAGCCGGGCGGCGTCGCCGCCCTCGACGCCTGGGTCATCGAGCGCGAGCGGCAGGATGCGCCCACCTACGCCGAGACCTGGATCCGCGACGGCGGCACCCGCCCCGGCACCCCCGAGTTCGCCGCCCTCTACAGCGCCTGGCTCGACGACTTCGCGTCGCGGGGAGTGCGCGAGGTCGGGTTCGGGTACATCCTCCTCCGTCGCCCCGCGGCCCCGGCGGTGCCGGTGGTGCCCTCGGGAGGCGCCCCGGTCGAAGGTCCAGATGCTGAGGCCGCGTTCTCGGCCTCGGCGCGTGCGGGTGTCGCCGGAGCGTTCGGTGGAGCGGGCGCCACGGATGCTGCTGCCGCCGGGCAATCGGCGGCGCCGACGCTGGCGCGCTACGAGCGGGTGGCCGAGGCGGTCGGGTCGAACCCGGCGGGGCTCGGCGCTCACCTCGAGGCGTGCCTCGCCGGTCACGACTGGCAGGCGCACCGAGACGACGACGCGCTGCTCGCCTCGACCCTCGTCTACGCCTCCGACGTCACGGAGGAGCGCCACTACTGGCCCGGTCACGACGACCCCGTCGTCATGACGCTCCGCCAGGGCGGCGGGTTCGCCCGCACCGTGCCCCTCGACACGGCGCTCGCCGCCTTCGTGGGCGCCTGCGACGGCGACCTCGGCGTGCGCGCCCTCTGCGCCGCCCTGGCCCAGGTGCTCGAGGTCGACGAGTCGCTCCTCACCGCCGACCTCCTCCCCGCCGTGCGCGAACTCGTCTCCGACGCTCTCCTCCTCCCCGCCCCCTGA
- a CDS encoding thiolase family protein, with protein MTTASFVYDAVRTPFGRFGKALAGVRPDDLLATTVGAVLERHPDVDPADIDDVVAGAANQAGEDNRDVARMAVLLAGLPTSVPGVTVNRLCGSSLQAVMDASRAVESGDSRLVLAGGVESMSRAPWVLSKPERAYPAGNETLHSTTLGWRLVNPAMPKEWTISLGESNERLAERYGITREEQDAFAAASHVKAQAAWDAGVFEHEVVPVPGVALARDEGIRGDSTVESLAGLKPAFRPDGTITAGNASPLNDGASMVIVGAEDARIEAEPLARIVGRGVAAVDPDVFGIGPVEAVNRALAAAGKTWADVDVVELNEAFAAQSLACLKLWPELDPSIVNVHGGAIAIGHPLGASGARVVGHAAHELARRGGGVAVAAICIGVGQGLAVVLER; from the coding sequence ATGACCACCGCGAGCTTCGTGTACGACGCCGTGCGCACGCCGTTCGGCAGGTTCGGCAAGGCACTCGCCGGAGTGCGACCCGACGACCTGCTCGCCACGACCGTCGGCGCGGTGCTCGAGCGACACCCCGACGTCGACCCCGCCGACATCGACGACGTGGTGGCGGGAGCTGCGAACCAGGCCGGGGAGGACAACCGCGACGTCGCGCGCATGGCCGTGCTGCTCGCGGGGCTGCCGACATCCGTTCCCGGGGTCACCGTGAACCGGCTGTGCGGGTCGAGCCTGCAGGCCGTGATGGATGCGAGCCGCGCCGTCGAGTCGGGCGACTCCCGCCTGGTGCTGGCGGGCGGCGTCGAGTCGATGAGCCGGGCGCCGTGGGTGCTGTCGAAGCCCGAGCGCGCCTACCCGGCGGGCAACGAGACGCTGCACTCGACGACGCTCGGGTGGCGGCTGGTGAACCCGGCGATGCCGAAGGAGTGGACGATCTCGCTCGGCGAGTCGAACGAGCGCCTCGCCGAACGCTACGGGATCACGCGTGAGGAGCAGGACGCGTTCGCCGCCGCCAGCCACGTGAAGGCGCAGGCCGCGTGGGACGCCGGCGTGTTCGAGCACGAGGTCGTGCCCGTGCCTGGGGTGGCGCTGGCGCGTGACGAGGGCATCCGCGGCGACTCGACCGTGGAGTCGCTCGCCGGGCTGAAGCCCGCCTTCCGGCCCGACGGCACCATCACCGCGGGCAACGCCTCGCCGCTGAACGACGGCGCGTCGATGGTGATCGTGGGGGCAGAGGATGCTCGCATCGAGGCCGAACCGCTGGCCCGCATCGTGGGGCGTGGTGTGGCGGCTGTCGATCCCGACGTGTTCGGCATCGGGCCGGTCGAGGCGGTGAACCGGGCGCTCGCGGCGGCCGGGAAGACCTGGGCCGACGTCGACGTCGTGGAGCTCAACGAGGCGTTCGCGGCGCAGAGTCTCGCGTGCCTGAAGCTGTGGCCCGAGCTCGACCCGTCGATCGTGAACGTGCACGGCGGGGCGATCGCGATCGGGCATCCGCTCGGCGCCTCGGGCGCCCGCGTCGTGGGGCACGCCGCCCACGAGCTGGCGCGGCGCGGCGGCGGTGTCGCGGTGGCCGCGATCTGCATCGGCGTGGGCCAGGGGCTCGCGGTGGTGCTCGAGCGCTGA
- a CDS encoding TetR-like C-terminal domain-containing protein encodes MPRAGLTTAAVVDAAARMIDERPDESLSLATLAESLGVKPPSLYKHVDGVEGLRRRVMLRAKGEFADVLTDAAVGTSGADALRAFATAYRRWAESHPAQYALTVRAPRSGDADDEEVSARLAGIVYRVIAGFDIGGDDLIDAARFVRSALHGFVDLETSGAFELPAATERSFDRAVASVAGALADWGRAA; translated from the coding sequence GTGCCTAGGGCCGGCCTCACCACCGCGGCCGTCGTCGACGCAGCGGCCCGCATGATCGACGAGCGGCCCGACGAGTCGCTCAGCCTCGCCACCCTCGCCGAGTCGCTCGGCGTGAAGCCGCCGTCGTTGTACAAGCACGTCGACGGGGTCGAGGGGCTCCGCCGCCGCGTCATGCTGCGCGCCAAGGGCGAGTTCGCCGACGTGCTGACGGATGCGGCGGTCGGCACCTCGGGAGCGGACGCGCTGCGAGCGTTCGCGACCGCGTACCGCCGCTGGGCGGAGTCGCACCCCGCCCAGTACGCGCTCACCGTGCGCGCGCCCCGCTCGGGAGACGCGGACGACGAGGAGGTGTCGGCGCGGCTTGCCGGGATCGTGTACCGCGTGATCGCGGGGTTCGACATCGGCGGCGACGACCTGATCGACGCCGCCCGCTTCGTGCGGTCGGCACTGCACGGCTTCGTCGATCTCGAGACGAGCGGGGCGTTCGAGCTGCCCGCGGCGACCGAGCGCAGCTTCGATCGCGCGGTCGCGAGTGTCGCCGGAGCCCTGGCGGACTGGGGCCGCGCCGCGTAG
- a CDS encoding IclR family transcriptional regulator C-terminal domain-containing protein produces MRGEHDVEGEPTGPEGTFVQSLARGLAVIKAFDADRPDMSLSEVATVAGLTRAAARRFLLTLVELGYVRHDGRRFALTPRVLELGFSYLAGLGLPEIAQPHLERLSRELNESTSASVLDGDDIVYVARVPTRRIMTVGITIGTRFPAYATSMGRVLLAALPEPELARRLAAVEPREFTPETLTAPDALAAEIHRVRSQGWSLVDQELELGLRSVAVAVHQNGTAIAAVNVSTTSASSLARLRDEFVPALRATAAAIADDLARSAGTAGAGRASATGTAAAARSTP; encoded by the coding sequence ATGCGAGGGGAGCACGACGTGGAGGGTGAGCCGACGGGCCCCGAGGGCACCTTCGTGCAGTCGCTCGCGCGCGGGCTGGCGGTGATCAAGGCGTTCGACGCCGATCGTCCCGACATGTCGTTGAGCGAAGTCGCTACGGTGGCGGGGCTCACCCGTGCCGCCGCGCGCCGGTTCCTGCTCACCCTCGTCGAACTGGGCTACGTGCGGCACGACGGCCGCCGCTTCGCGCTCACACCGCGCGTACTCGAGCTCGGCTTCAGCTACCTCGCCGGACTGGGCCTCCCCGAGATCGCCCAGCCCCACCTCGAACGACTGTCGCGGGAGCTGAACGAGTCGACCAGCGCATCCGTTCTCGACGGCGACGACATCGTCTACGTCGCCCGCGTTCCCACGCGCCGCATCATGACAGTGGGCATCACGATCGGCACCCGCTTCCCCGCCTACGCCACCTCGATGGGCCGCGTGCTGCTCGCCGCCCTCCCCGAGCCCGAGCTGGCCCGGCGCCTTGCGGCGGTCGAACCGCGGGAGTTCACGCCCGAGACCCTCACAGCTCCGGATGCTCTGGCCGCCGAGATCCACCGCGTACGGTCGCAGGGGTGGTCACTCGTCGACCAGGAGCTCGAGCTCGGTCTCCGCTCGGTCGCCGTCGCGGTGCACCAGAACGGCACCGCCATCGCGGCCGTCAACGTCTCGACCACGAGCGCCTCGTCCCTCGCGCGCCTCCGCGACGAGTTCGTGCCCGCCCTCCGCGCCACCGCCGCCGCCATCGCCGACGACCTGGCTCGCAGCGCCGGAACCGCAGGCGCCGGCCGCGCGAGCGCCACCGGCACCGCGGCCGCAGCGCGCTCCACCCCCTAA
- a CDS encoding carboxylesterase/lipase family protein, whose protein sequence is MVLTNADPLVASTASGAVRGQVLNGVRSWRGIPYGAPPTGPLRFRAPQPPEPWDGVRDALHFGNAAPQHENRAVALPEGVSQSEDCLYLNVTAPADAEPAPPAERALNPVMVWIHGGAYVAGSNAQPLFDGTHLVANGDIVFVALNYRLGALGFLDFSSFSTEELRFETNLGLRDILAGLAWVQQNIAAFGGDPDDVTLFGESAGGGCVTTLLTSPSAAGLFHRAIAESSPTTSVYGQERAARVAARFLEFAGAHPDARGAVEEREEQDGPRPVTPAELLTLPAGVLSQAAFELVAAVSADAPGTLAIGPVVDGDVVPVHPIEAYNAGSQLPLPLIIGTNRDEASLFRLMKSPLMPITQTSVHAMFEQIALERPELDVAALEPRIEGAYPHFPHHRTPAEVSRDAGFRMPSIWLAAAHSRVAPTRMYRFDHSTPALRLLGIGATHGAEIAYVFGNFEITKKDFSFRLGGREAAHRLSAVIQHRWLAFASGRDAVGPGGEPWPLYDEATRSTLVFDHGETVVDDPDAAIRTAWGDQVISFE, encoded by the coding sequence ATGGTTCTCACGAATGCCGATCCGCTCGTCGCCTCGACCGCGTCGGGCGCGGTGCGCGGCCAGGTTCTGAACGGGGTGCGGAGCTGGCGCGGAATCCCCTACGGCGCCCCGCCGACGGGCCCGCTGCGCTTCCGCGCGCCGCAGCCGCCCGAACCGTGGGACGGCGTGCGCGACGCCCTCCACTTCGGCAACGCCGCGCCTCAGCACGAGAACCGCGCGGTCGCCCTGCCCGAGGGCGTCAGCCAGTCGGAAGACTGCCTGTACCTCAACGTCACGGCACCCGCCGACGCAGAGCCCGCCCCGCCCGCCGAGCGGGCACTCAATCCCGTCATGGTCTGGATTCACGGCGGCGCCTACGTCGCCGGCTCGAACGCCCAACCGCTCTTCGACGGCACGCACTTGGTCGCGAACGGCGACATCGTCTTCGTCGCCCTCAACTATCGGCTGGGCGCGCTCGGCTTCCTCGACTTCTCCTCCTTCTCCACCGAGGAGCTTCGCTTCGAGACCAACCTCGGGCTCCGCGACATCCTCGCCGGCCTCGCCTGGGTGCAGCAGAACATCGCCGCGTTCGGCGGTGACCCCGACGACGTGACGCTGTTCGGGGAGTCGGCGGGCGGCGGATGCGTCACCACCCTCCTCACGTCACCGAGCGCGGCAGGGCTGTTCCACCGGGCCATCGCCGAGAGCTCCCCCACCACGAGCGTCTACGGCCAGGAGCGCGCGGCGCGCGTTGCCGCACGGTTCCTTGAGTTCGCGGGCGCGCATCCTGATGCCCGCGGCGCTGTCGAAGAGCGCGAGGAGCAGGACGGGCCGCGTCCCGTCACCCCCGCCGAGCTCCTCACGCTCCCCGCCGGGGTGCTGAGCCAGGCGGCGTTCGAGCTCGTCGCCGCGGTGTCGGCCGATGCGCCGGGCACCCTCGCGATCGGGCCGGTGGTCGACGGCGACGTCGTTCCCGTGCATCCGATCGAGGCCTACAACGCCGGCTCGCAGCTGCCGCTCCCCCTCATCATCGGCACGAACCGCGACGAGGCGTCGCTGTTCCGGCTCATGAAGTCGCCGCTCATGCCCATCACGCAGACCTCGGTGCACGCCATGTTCGAGCAGATCGCCCTCGAGCGGCCCGAGCTCGACGTGGCGGCGCTCGAGCCGCGCATCGAGGGGGCCTACCCGCACTTTCCGCACCACCGCACGCCCGCCGAGGTGTCGCGCGACGCCGGGTTCCGCATGCCGTCGATCTGGCTCGCCGCCGCGCACAGCCGCGTCGCGCCCACCCGCATGTACCGCTTCGACCACTCGACGCCGGCCCTGCGACTGCTCGGCATCGGCGCCACGCACGGCGCCGAGATCGCCTACGTCTTCGGCAATTTCGAGATCACCAAGAAAGACTTCAGCTTCCGGCTCGGCGGGCGAGAGGCGGCCCACCGCCTGAGCGCCGTCATCCAGCACCGCTGGCTCGCCTTCGCGAGCGGTCGCGACGCCGTGGGGCCGGGCGGCGAGCCGTGGCCGCTCTACGACGAGGCCACCCGCAGCACGCTCGTCTTCGATCACGGCGAGACAGTCGTCGACGACCCCGATGCGGCGATTCGCACCGCCTGGGGCGACCAGGTCATCTCGTTCGAGTGA
- a CDS encoding 3-oxoacid CoA-transferase subunit B: MSAATDARGAATAKGGTASGGSSGTDARPGLGRRQLAARVAADIPDGAYVNLGIGAPTLIADYLPEGLEIILHTENGLLGMGPAPAADAVDPDLINAGKQPVTELVGAAYFHHADSFGMMRGGHLDICVLGAFQVSEHGDLANWHTGGPDAIPAVGGAMDLAIGAKQVFVMTDLLTRDGTSKLVAACSYPVTGVHCVSRVYTDRAVFDVTPEGFAVTELFGSTTLDELRGLTGLDLVDATDAAGGDAAKTTDSAQTTHAEGDAS, translated from the coding sequence ATGAGCGCGGCGACGGATGCGCGGGGCGCGGCGACCGCGAAGGGCGGCACGGCCAGCGGCGGCAGCAGCGGCACAGATGCGCGGCCCGGCCTCGGCCGGCGGCAGCTCGCCGCGCGGGTGGCCGCCGACATCCCTGACGGGGCGTACGTGAACCTCGGCATCGGGGCGCCCACGCTCATCGCCGACTACCTGCCCGAGGGGCTCGAGATCATCCTGCACACCGAGAACGGGCTGCTCGGCATGGGCCCGGCGCCGGCGGCCGACGCGGTCGACCCCGATCTCATCAACGCGGGCAAGCAGCCCGTCACCGAGCTGGTGGGGGCGGCCTACTTCCACCACGCCGACTCCTTCGGCATGATGCGCGGCGGGCACCTCGACATCTGCGTGCTCGGCGCCTTCCAGGTCTCGGAGCACGGCGACCTCGCCAACTGGCACACCGGCGGGCCCGACGCCATTCCGGCGGTGGGCGGCGCGATGGATCTCGCGATCGGCGCCAAACAGGTGTTCGTCATGACCGACCTGCTCACCCGCGACGGCACCTCGAAGCTCGTCGCCGCCTGCAGCTACCCCGTCACGGGCGTGCACTGCGTGAGCCGCGTGTACACCGACCGCGCGGTCTTCGACGTCACGCCCGAGGGCTTCGCGGTGACCGAGCTGTTCGGATCGACGACCCTCGACGAATTGCGCGGCCTCACCGGGCTCGACCTCGTCGACGCGACGGATGCTGCGGGCGGCGACGCGGCGAAGACCACCGATTCAGCGCAGACCACTCACGCAGAAGGAGACGCCTCATGA
- a CDS encoding alpha/beta fold hydrolase, with protein sequence MTSSATPVRPATHFLATREGRIAYDVQGDAPSDEPGRPTLVMLPGMGELRSTYRHLTPLLVDAGYRVVTADLRGHGESDAGFSSYGDAETADDLVALLRHLDTPAVVVGNSMSAGAAVITAARHPELVSGLVLVGPFVRNPVTASALQRALFRVMMAPLWARQMWNGYLPTLYSGRKPDDFAEYRRQVSAAMKRPGYTRSFSLTTRTSHAEAEALLGSVHTPTLVVMGASDPDFPNPAAEAEWVRAALQGTSVLIDDAGHYPHAQQPEQTASAITAFLAEGRSRA encoded by the coding sequence ATGACCTCTTCCGCCACCCCCGTCCGACCCGCGACCCACTTCCTCGCGACGAGAGAAGGTCGCATCGCCTACGACGTTCAGGGCGACGCGCCGAGCGACGAGCCCGGCCGCCCCACCCTTGTGATGCTCCCGGGCATGGGCGAGCTGCGCTCGACCTACCGTCACCTCACGCCCCTGCTCGTCGACGCCGGCTATCGCGTCGTGACCGCCGACCTGCGCGGGCACGGCGAAAGCGATGCGGGCTTCTCGTCGTACGGCGACGCCGAGACCGCCGACGACCTCGTGGCCCTGCTGCGCCACCTCGACACGCCCGCGGTCGTCGTCGGCAACTCGATGAGCGCGGGCGCTGCCGTCATCACCGCCGCCCGCCACCCCGAGCTGGTGAGCGGGCTCGTGCTGGTGGGGCCGTTCGTGCGCAACCCGGTCACCGCATCCGCTCTGCAGCGAGCGCTCTTCCGCGTGATGATGGCCCCGCTCTGGGCGCGACAGATGTGGAACGGCTACCTTCCCACCCTCTACAGCGGCCGCAAGCCCGACGACTTCGCCGAGTACCGCCGCCAGGTGTCCGCGGCGATGAAGCGCCCGGGCTACACGCGCTCCTTCAGCCTGACCACGCGCACCAGCCACGCCGAGGCCGAGGCGCTGCTCGGCTCGGTGCACACCCCCACCCTCGTGGTGATGGGCGCCTCCGACCCCGACTTCCCGAACCCCGCCGCCGAGGCGGAATGGGTGCGCGCCGCGCTGCAGGGCACCTCGGTGCTGATCGACGACGCGGGGCACTACCCGCACGCCCAGCAGCCGGAGCAGACCGCCTCCGCGATCACCGCGTTCCTCGCGGAGGGGCGCTCGCGTGCCTAG
- a CDS encoding Na+/H+ antiporter, which yields MDGETLGTIIWIVAFVVTTVAVTGLAGRAGISAPIVLVVVGAVVSFIPGVPTIEVEPDLILYGLLPPLLFAAAIRTSFADVRARRDGILLLSVGLVAFTVIAVGLTAWLVIPAISLAAAFAFGAVVAPTDAVAVTAIAGKLRLPRRLVTVLEGESLLNDATALVALNAAIAAIVVAAHPTAEPLTPWGIVLEFVIAVVVGVGFGLLVGFVLGFIRKQLKSPVLDTSLSLVTPYLAFIPAQLLHGSGVLAVVVAGLFLGFRAPVIQTAQARIAESLNWRTIQFLLENAVFLFIGLSLFGIFQGAVADSPGVWPTVLISAALLLAVFLSRLLWMLFTTSVYRFGPRWLRERGWSWRNGLAVSVAGIRGVVTLAAVFLLPEETPGRSFLQFLAFVVVVGTLLGGAFLPFVIRRLKLPPPDFSQEQSEVHMLMAEAQTVGLARLEEEVTDAVDQRVVDRLRINANFLNDALQNPGEEGSEPPAKAYARLRRVMIAAERDAVLAARAEGRYQERAVKAVLAKIDVEETEIDLGKPSKGE from the coding sequence ATGGACGGAGAGACCCTCGGCACCATCATCTGGATCGTCGCGTTCGTCGTCACCACCGTCGCCGTCACCGGCCTCGCCGGACGGGCCGGCATCTCGGCCCCGATCGTGCTCGTCGTCGTGGGGGCCGTGGTCTCGTTCATCCCGGGGGTGCCGACGATCGAGGTCGAGCCCGACCTCATCCTGTACGGCCTGCTGCCGCCGCTGCTGTTCGCCGCCGCCATCCGCACCTCCTTCGCCGACGTGCGGGCGAGACGTGACGGCATCCTGCTCCTGTCGGTTGGGCTCGTGGCGTTCACCGTCATCGCCGTCGGGCTGACCGCCTGGCTCGTCATCCCCGCCATCTCGCTCGCCGCCGCCTTCGCCTTCGGGGCGGTCGTCGCACCGACGGATGCGGTGGCCGTCACCGCGATCGCCGGCAAGCTGCGCCTGCCACGCCGGCTCGTCACCGTGCTCGAGGGAGAGAGCCTGCTGAACGACGCCACCGCGCTCGTGGCGCTCAACGCCGCCATCGCCGCGATCGTCGTGGCCGCGCATCCGACAGCCGAACCCCTCACCCCGTGGGGCATCGTGCTTGAGTTCGTGATCGCGGTCGTGGTCGGCGTGGGGTTCGGGTTGCTCGTCGGGTTCGTGCTCGGGTTCATCCGCAAGCAGTTGAAGTCGCCCGTGCTCGACACCAGCCTGTCGCTCGTGACGCCGTACCTGGCGTTCATCCCCGCGCAACTGCTGCACGGGTCGGGGGTGCTGGCGGTGGTGGTGGCCGGGCTGTTCCTCGGGTTCAGGGCTCCCGTCATCCAGACCGCGCAGGCGCGCATCGCGGAGTCGCTCAACTGGCGCACCATCCAGTTCCTGCTCGAGAACGCGGTGTTCCTGTTCATCGGGCTGAGCCTGTTCGGCATCTTCCAGGGGGCCGTGGCCGACAGCCCCGGGGTGTGGCCGACCGTGCTCATCTCGGCCGCGCTCCTGCTCGCGGTGTTCCTGTCCCGCCTCCTCTGGATGCTCTTCACCACCTCCGTCTACCGCTTCGGGCCGCGCTGGCTGCGCGAGCGGGGGTGGAGCTGGCGCAACGGGCTCGCGGTGTCGGTGGCGGGCATCCGGGGAGTGGTCACGCTCGCGGCGGTGTTCCTGCTGCCGGAGGAGACGCCTGGGCGGTCGTTCCTGCAGTTCCTCGCGTTCGTCGTGGTGGTGGGGACGCTGCTCGGCGGGGCGTTCCTCCCGTTCGTCATCCGGCGGCTGAAACTGCCCCCGCCCGACTTCAGTCAGGAGCAGAGCGAGGTGCACATGCTCATGGCCGAGGCGCAGACCGTTGGGCTCGCCCGACTCGAGGAGGAGGTGACGGATGCTGTCGACCAGCGTGTCGTCGACCGCCTGCGCATCAACGCGAACTTCTTGAACGACGCGCTGCAGAACCCGGGGGAGGAGGGGTCGGAGCCGCCCGCGAAGGCGTACGCGCGACTGCGACGGGTGATGATCGCGGCCGAGCGGGATGCGGTGCTCGCGGCCCGCGCGGAGGGCCGGTACCAGGAGCGCGCGGTGAAGGCGGTGCTGGCGAAGATCGACGTCGAAGAGACGGAGATCGACCTCGGCAAGCCGAGCAAGGGGGAGTAG
- a CDS encoding 3-oxoacid CoA-transferase subunit A gives MISKVVDGLAEAVAGIEDGSTVMISGFGLAGHPVALIDALREQGATDLTVVSNNAGNGDTGLAALLAAGRVRKVVCSFPRQADSWVFDGLYRAGEIELELVPQGNLAERIRAAGAGIGAFYTPTGFGTLVAEGKETRTIDGRDYLLEYPLRADYALIGGLKADRWGNVVYRKTSRNFGPIMAAAARTSVVQVDEVVELGALDPEQVVTPGIFVDRVVEVGERAWLRDGVFSPEAVSA, from the coding sequence GTGATCTCCAAGGTGGTGGACGGGCTCGCAGAGGCGGTGGCGGGCATCGAAGACGGGTCGACCGTGATGATCAGCGGGTTCGGGCTCGCCGGGCATCCGGTCGCGCTCATCGACGCGCTGCGCGAGCAGGGGGCGACCGATCTCACGGTCGTGAGCAACAACGCCGGCAACGGCGACACGGGCTTGGCCGCGCTGCTCGCCGCGGGCCGGGTGCGCAAGGTCGTGTGCTCGTTCCCGCGGCAGGCCGACTCGTGGGTGTTCGACGGCCTGTACCGAGCCGGTGAGATCGAGCTCGAACTGGTGCCGCAGGGCAATCTGGCTGAGCGCATCCGTGCCGCCGGCGCCGGCATCGGCGCGTTCTACACCCCCACCGGCTTCGGCACCCTCGTCGCGGAGGGCAAGGAGACGCGCACCATCGACGGCCGCGACTACCTGCTCGAGTACCCGCTGCGTGCCGACTACGCGCTCATCGGCGGGCTGAAGGCCGACCGCTGGGGCAACGTGGTGTACCGCAAGACCTCGCGCAACTTCGGGCCGATCATGGCGGCTGCTGCCCGCACCTCGGTGGTGCAGGTCGACGAGGTGGTGGAGCTGGGGGCACTCGACCCGGAGCAGGTGGTGACGCCCGGGATCTTCGTCGACCGGGTGGTCGAGGTGGGCGAACGGGCCTGGTTGCGCGACGGCGTGTTCTCGCCCGAGGCGGTGTCGGCATGA